In one window of Osmia lignaria lignaria isolate PbOS001 chromosome 11, iyOsmLign1, whole genome shotgun sequence DNA:
- the LOC143305842 gene encoding uncharacterized protein LOC143305842 — protein MGQLPLPPVTPSHPFSHTGVDYAGPITLKTWKGRGAKTQKGWICVFVCMTTSAVHLELVSDYSTDGFIATYGRFAARRGIPHTIHSDCGTNFIGAESTLKSMFVKGSHDNQRLAKLFVNDNTTWHFNPPAAPHMGGKWEAVVKSVKYHLRRTVSDTLLTYEEYYTLLNQIEATLNSRPLKPLTDDPDDFSVLTPAHFIIGRSISTLPEPFVEQTQLSPRARWHLIQQKLQQFWKRFSTQHLQRMQSILKWHHPSNNIKIGSLVLLTDERFPPCKWLESKKFTMDQMD, from the coding sequence ATGGGCCAACTACCTCTCCCTCCGGTTACACCCTCACACCCATTCTCTCACACCGGTGTAGACTACGCCGGTCCAATCACGCTCAAGACATGGAAAGGGCGAGGTGCGAAGACGCAGAAGGGCTGGATCTGTGTCTTCGTGTGCATGACAACGTCTGCTGTGCATCTTGAACTGGTCAGCGACTACTCAACAGATGGCTTCATTGCAACTTATGGACGGTTTGCTGCGAGGAGAGGAATTCCACATACGATCCATTCAGACTGTGGGACGAACTTCATCGGAGCTGAGTCAACACTCAAATCAATGTTCGTCAAGGGCTCGCACGACAATCAACGATTGGCCAAGCTGTTTGTCAACGACAACACAACATGGCATTTCAATCCACCCGCTGCGCCACATATGGGAGGAAAGTGGGAGGCTGTGGTCAAATCAGTCAAGTACCATCTACGACGTACGGTGAGTGATACATTGCTCACTTATGAAGAATACTACACGCTTTTAAATCAGATTGAAGCGACGCTCAATTCTCGACCACTGAAGCCTCTCACCGACGACCCTGACGATTTCTCGGTGCTAACTCCAGCTCACTTTATAATTGGAAGATCAATCTCGACACTCCCTGAACCATTCGTCGAGCAAACTCAACTCTCGCCGAGAGCACGATGGCACCTTATTCAGCAGAAGTTGCAACAATTTTGGAAGCGCTTTTCAACTCAACATCTTCAACGCATGCAATCGATCTTAAAGTGGCATCACCCTTCCAACAACATCAAGATCGGATCTCTGGTGCTGCTCACCGACGAGCGCTTCCCACCTTGCAAGTGGCTCGAATCCAAGAAGTTCACCATGGACCAGATGGACTGA